The proteins below are encoded in one region of Flavobacteriales bacterium:
- the tnpB gene encoding IS66 family insertion sequence element accessory protein TnpB has translation MPWFKCKCPPYTVYLFVFISSDRNKMKILHWEQDGLILYYKRLEKGTFKRPTAQINAPN, from the coding sequence ATGCCTTGGTTCAAATGCAAATGCCCCCCTTATACGGTCTATTTGTTTGTTTTTATAAGCTCTGATCGGAATAAAATGAAAATACTCCACTGGGAACAAGATGGCTTGATTCTGTATTATAAGCGCTTGGAAAAAGGCACATTCAAACGACCTACGGCTCAAATTAATGCTCCCAATAG